The Fictibacillus arsenicus genome contains a region encoding:
- a CDS encoding carbohydrate ABC transporter permease, whose product MGATTIRTKKTLVNTVLYTLVILSLIWALLPIVWMVLSSLKTQAGMFTMPPKFFFEPNFDTFKYMFSAEGNFLKFLTNSVIAAVSSTGISLILGSLGGYALARANFKRKKDISFWIISTRMAPIPAVMLPLYLMFSELNLVGSMTGLIFAYTTFNLPFALWMMMVFFKEVPAALEEAAMIDGCSRFQAFVKIAVPTATPGLVATGILCLMFSWNDFLFASVFSGHSSQTIPVAASMLITQQGIAWGQAMATGTVIITPMVIAGLAVRKYLVQGLSMGAVK is encoded by the coding sequence ATGGGTGCAACAACTATAAGAACCAAAAAGACATTGGTAAATACGGTGTTATACACCCTGGTGATCCTTAGTTTGATTTGGGCTCTTCTCCCAATCGTTTGGATGGTCCTATCCTCTTTAAAAACTCAGGCAGGAATGTTTACTATGCCGCCTAAATTCTTTTTTGAACCGAATTTTGACACTTTTAAATATATGTTTTCTGCTGAAGGAAACTTTCTTAAGTTCTTGACTAATAGTGTAATAGCAGCTGTCTCATCAACTGGAATTTCTCTAATCCTGGGATCGTTAGGCGGATACGCGCTTGCAAGAGCGAATTTTAAACGAAAGAAGGATATATCTTTTTGGATCATTAGTACAAGGATGGCACCTATTCCAGCTGTCATGCTTCCGCTTTATCTCATGTTTTCAGAATTAAACCTTGTCGGTTCGATGACAGGATTGATCTTTGCTTATACAACTTTTAATCTGCCATTCGCGCTTTGGATGATGATGGTGTTCTTTAAAGAAGTGCCTGCAGCCTTAGAGGAAGCCGCGATGATTGATGGGTGCAGCCGTTTCCAGGCTTTTGTGAAGATTGCTGTTCCTACGGCTACGCCAGGGCTTGTAGCAACAGGTATTTTATGTTTGATGTTTTCATGGAATGACTTCCTGTTCGCTTCCGTGTTCTCTGGTCATAGCAGCCAGACCATACCGGTAGCTGCTTCAATGCTGATTACTCAGCAGGGAATTGCATGGGGACAGGCAATGGCTACTGGTACAGTCATTATAACTCCGATGGTTATTGCAGGTTTGGCAGTGAGAAAATATTTGGTTCAGGGATTGTCAATGGGTGCTGTTAAATAG
- a CDS encoding carbohydrate ABC transporter permease codes for MIESETKSMSNRSVKVIPIAKKKKRKFSTEFWMLLPSMGLLAIISIFPFLYLIYASFMDFTLSFDNPVFSGLDNWIRIFTSETFWASWGRTGIYTVVGLLLELVLGVGIALLIYSLPKGRNFVITLWMIPVFVAPVVAGLLGRFMLNSTYGLYDWLLGLVGIDIQILGNVSTSMPAVILMDVWEWTPLITLIVLAGLTSLSTESLEAAEVDGANYFQKLIYVILPLVSRAILVALLIRSMDILRFVDIIKITTEGGPADSTKIIGYYLMEVAFKFQDFGTGAALGLTMLFVTILLGQLFVRIMLKGED; via the coding sequence ATGATAGAGTCGGAAACAAAGTCTATGTCGAACCGATCTGTCAAAGTTATTCCTATTGCGAAAAAGAAGAAACGTAAATTTTCAACCGAATTTTGGATGCTTCTGCCTTCAATGGGTTTGCTGGCCATTATAAGCATTTTTCCATTTTTATATTTGATCTATGCTAGTTTTATGGATTTCACGCTCTCTTTTGATAATCCCGTATTTAGCGGATTGGATAACTGGATTCGTATCTTTACTAGTGAAACATTTTGGGCTTCATGGGGAAGAACCGGTATTTATACAGTGGTCGGCCTACTATTAGAACTAGTTCTTGGTGTAGGAATAGCCCTTTTGATTTACAGTCTTCCAAAAGGACGAAATTTTGTCATTACTCTCTGGATGATTCCTGTTTTTGTAGCTCCGGTTGTTGCAGGGCTTCTGGGAAGATTTATGTTGAATTCAACATACGGCTTATACGACTGGCTTCTGGGGCTTGTTGGAATAGACATCCAGATACTAGGGAATGTTTCGACATCAATGCCGGCTGTTATTTTAATGGATGTATGGGAATGGACTCCTCTTATTACATTAATAGTACTTGCAGGTCTAACTTCTTTATCAACCGAGTCTCTTGAAGCAGCAGAAGTGGATGGTGCCAACTACTTCCAAAAGCTTATTTATGTCATTCTGCCGCTTGTATCACGTGCAATACTAGTTGCCTTATTGATTCGTTCCATGGATATATTACGCTTCGTGGATATTATCAAAATTACAACTGAAGGCGGTCCTGCTGATTCTACTAAAATAATTGGCTATTATTTGATGGAGGTCGCTTTTAAATTCCAGGACTTCGGTACTGGTGCTGCGCTGGGTTTGACAATGTTATTCGTAACAATCCTGCTTGGACAATTATTTGTGAGAATTATGCTGAAAGGAGAAGATTAG
- a CDS encoding extracellular solute-binding protein codes for MKRNKPFAFLVFILAMSLVISACSSDGEQSIDTKSKNADKINPDKLVEAPFEGWVEGLPQITAPEGFDWKEFEGVELNLISENTPPSSAIAANIDQFEDVTGIKVNIEQTDLSTVVEKVSLDFNSKSAKYHLIYADPYQILAKQSEHFLDLNQLIDEPTLPDVPGGLEDFSQAQLEATGYMGDKDEIFALPYDNPTMVLAYRKDVFEKYKDLFMEEKGYDWTPGSNMTWEQYYEVAKWITEKAKEGVITEVQYGTGHQAKQHDSLMNDFSNILAANGGDYFKKDNLGNLGSTEPGESAMDSKVALESAEFYNKLLKVAAPGSTSWDWSGVAEGFAAGNIAMIPEWHEFSAMFENEDSSNVAGKVAWTVLPKGKERRAHMFGGTGIGINKYASDEEIKAAWLFTVWSTSPQAQYMILKSEQGGSTPTRNSVYELADVKAGMEPGSPESKEMPNLLAMKPTLEAWKEENVYMRPKIPQWPQVNTYIFTELSKMLAGQQEPKETVEKITKQTNEITDR; via the coding sequence TTGAAAAGGAATAAGCCATTTGCATTTCTAGTATTTATCCTCGCTATGTCATTGGTCATCTCAGCTTGTTCTTCAGATGGAGAACAGTCAATCGATACCAAAAGTAAAAATGCAGACAAAATCAACCCAGACAAACTTGTAGAAGCGCCATTTGAAGGCTGGGTGGAGGGGCTCCCGCAGATTACAGCCCCTGAAGGTTTTGACTGGAAAGAATTCGAAGGCGTTGAACTCAACTTAATTTCGGAAAATACACCACCTTCTTCGGCAATTGCAGCTAATATTGATCAGTTTGAGGATGTAACAGGAATTAAAGTTAATATTGAACAAACAGATTTGTCAACAGTTGTAGAAAAAGTAAGTCTTGATTTTAATTCTAAATCTGCGAAATATCATCTGATCTATGCTGATCCTTATCAAATTCTCGCGAAACAGTCAGAGCATTTTCTTGATTTAAATCAGTTGATCGACGAACCAACACTCCCGGATGTACCTGGCGGACTTGAGGATTTCTCACAGGCACAGCTTGAAGCAACAGGTTATATGGGGGACAAAGACGAAATTTTTGCCTTGCCATATGATAATCCTACGATGGTATTAGCTTATCGAAAGGATGTTTTTGAGAAGTACAAGGATTTGTTTATGGAGGAAAAGGGGTACGATTGGACTCCTGGATCAAATATGACTTGGGAGCAGTATTATGAAGTTGCTAAATGGATTACTGAAAAAGCCAAGGAGGGAGTCATTACTGAAGTTCAGTATGGAACTGGCCACCAGGCAAAGCAGCACGATTCTCTTATGAATGACTTTAGTAATATTCTTGCTGCTAATGGCGGAGATTACTTCAAAAAGGACAACCTAGGGAACCTCGGGTCAACAGAGCCAGGTGAATCTGCAATGGATTCAAAAGTCGCGTTGGAATCAGCAGAATTCTATAATAAGTTGTTAAAAGTAGCGGCACCTGGAAGTACATCCTGGGATTGGTCAGGTGTAGCTGAAGGGTTTGCGGCAGGCAATATTGCAATGATTCCTGAGTGGCATGAATTCAGCGCCATGTTTGAGAATGAGGATTCTTCAAATGTTGCCGGTAAAGTTGCCTGGACTGTATTGCCTAAAGGAAAAGAACGCAGAGCGCACATGTTTGGCGGAACAGGTATCGGAATTAACAAATATGCAAGCGATGAAGAAATTAAAGCTGCATGGCTGTTTACAGTTTGGTCTACTTCTCCTCAGGCACAGTACATGATTCTCAAGTCGGAACAAGGCGGATCTACTCCAACTCGTAATTCTGTATACGAGCTTGCAGATGTAAAGGCCGGGATGGAACCAGGATCACCTGAATCAAAAGAAATGCCTAACTTGTTAGCAATGAAACCAACACTAGAGGCATGGAAAGAAGAAAATGTGTATATGCGCCCGAAGATTCCTCAGTGGCCGCAAGTGAACACATATATTTTCACGGAGCTTTCCAAAATGCTTGCGGGGCAGCAAGAGCCTAAAGAAACCGTAGAAAAAATAACAAAACAAACAAATGAAATCACAGACCGTTAA